Proteins encoded together in one Juglans regia cultivar Chandler chromosome 9, Walnut 2.0, whole genome shotgun sequence window:
- the LOC109011684 gene encoding uncharacterized protein LOC109011684 isoform X2, producing the protein MSMGKVRRPTLQSTRASHSISKLNPAIRSMALNSKPLWEQKVEAFRSLGLSEDEICSAFKRQPLCMAMSEKKIKKMMGFFVNKLKMKPSMISKSPNLLLYSLEKRIIPRCSVLQVLMLKGLIKHDIGIPSMVAMAEKKFMVKFVSKYQNEVPDVVSAHQGKIEFQGLPIAKKMRVLLT; encoded by the exons ATGAGCATGGGGAAAGTGAGGAGGCCGACGCTTCAATCAACAAGAGCATCGCATtccatctcaaaactcaatccag CCATCAGGTCCATGGCACTAAATAGTAAGCCACTGTGGGAGCAGAAGGTGGAAGCTTTTAGAAGTCTTGGTTTGTCAGAGGATGAGATTTGTTCAGCATTCAAGCGGCAACCCTTGTGCATGGCTATGTCggagaagaagatcaagaaaatgaTGGGTTTCTTTGTGAACAAACTGAAAATGAAGCCGTCTATGATCTCCAAGAGTCCAAATCTTCTACTGTATAGCTTGGAGAAGCGAATTATTCCGAGGTGTTCAGTTCTGCAAGTTTTGATGTTGAAGGGGTTGATCAAGCACGATATTGGCATCCCTTCTATGGTCGCAATGGCCGAGAAGAAATTCATGGTTAAATTTGTGAGCAAGTATCAAAATGAGGTTCCTGATGTTGTTAGCGCGCACCAAGGGAAGATAGAATTTCAAGGGCTCCCTATAGCCAAGAAGATGCGAGTACTTTTGACATAA
- the LOC109011684 gene encoding uncharacterized protein LOC109011684 isoform X1, translating into MLRFICSKLPQKLRHGPSKPSHTNFFSTSSLKPTSELPNPKDPQSLRVSFLQNSCGLSFESAILYSNKLNIENVKNTNSVLDLLRNHGLTQTHIRNLIRIRPPLLSADLENTLMPNMKVFESLGFSGSGLARMLSKYPAVLECDAHAAVEFFREHGFSDKQIKTLTMTCPELYVYNAQKILQPKLEFFKSLGLSDLEITKLLSEEPYILTRSLEKQIIPCIQELRRILGTNENVLKAIRRCYGVIESDVVHILQPNIDTLISHGVPQSLVLKVFFISPKSLLICGNRFSEIVNEVMKLGFDPNSLSFVLAIRSMALNSKPLWEQKVEAFRSLGLSEDEICSAFKRQPLCMAMSEKKIKKMMGFFVNKLKMKPSMISKSPNLLLYSLEKRIIPRCSVLQVLMLKGLIKHDIGIPSMVAMAEKKFMVKFVSKYQNEVPDVVSAHQGKIEFQGLPIAKKMRVLLT; encoded by the exons ATGCTACGTTTCATTTGCTCAAAATTGCCCCAAAAACTGAGGCACGGACCTTCGAAACCTAGCCACACAAACTTTTTCTCGACCTCCTCCCTCAAACCCACCTCAGAACTTCCTAATCCCAAGGATCCACAATCTCTGAGAGTCTCCTTCCTCCAAAATTCATGTGGGCTTTCGTTCGAATCGGCCATTTTGTATTCCAATAAGCTCAACATTGAGAACGTAAAGAATACCAACTCCGTTCTAGACCTGTTGAGAAATCACGGTTTGACGCAGACCCACATCAGGAACTTAATTAGAATTCGTCCACCATTGCTTTCGGCTGATTTAGAGAATACCCTTATGCCCAACATGAAAGTGTTTGAATCCTTGGGGTTTTCTGGTTCAGGTCTGGCCAGAATGCTTAGCAAATACCCAGCTGTGCTAGAATGTGATGCACACGCTGCTGTTGAGTTTTTTAGAGAACATGGCTTTAGTGATAAGCAAATAAAAACTTTGACTATGACGTGTCCCGAACTTTATGTGTATAATGCTCAAAAGATTCTTCAGCCAAAGTTGGAGTTTTTCAA ATCGTTAGGCTTGTCAGATCTTGAAATTACAAAGCTTTTATCGGAGGAGCCGTATATTCTAACAAGAAGCCTCGAAAAACAAATCATTCCGTGTATTCAAGAGCTTAGGCGGATTCTTGGCACTAACGAGAATGTCTTAAAGGCTATAAGGAGATGTTACGGAGTAATTGAATCAGACGTGGTGCATATATTACAGCCCAACATCGATACGTTGATAAGCCATGGTGTTCCCCAGTCATTAGTTTTGAAAGTCTTCTTTATAAGTCCAAAGTCACTGCTTATCTGTGGCAATCGGTTTAGTGAGATTGTTAATGAAGTTATGAAATTGGGTTTTGATCCCAATTCTCTGTCGTTTGTTCTAGCCATCAGGTCCATGGCACTAAATAGTAAGCCACTGTGGGAGCAGAAGGTGGAAGCTTTTAGAAGTCTTGGTTTGTCAGAGGATGAGATTTGTTCAGCATTCAAGCGGCAACCCTTGTGCATGGCTATGTCggagaagaagatcaagaaaatgaTGGGTTTCTTTGTGAACAAACTGAAAATGAAGCCGTCTATGATCTCCAAGAGTCCAAATCTTCTACTGTATAGCTTGGAGAAGCGAATTATTCCGAGGTGTTCAGTTCTGCAAGTTTTGATGTTGAAGGGGTTGATCAAGCACGATATTGGCATCCCTTCTATGGTCGCAATGGCCGAGAAGAAATTCATGGTTAAATTTGTGAGCAAGTATCAAAATGAGGTTCCTGATGTTGTTAGCGCGCACCAAGGGAAGATAGAATTTCAAGGGCTCCCTATAGCCAAGAAGATGCGAGTACTTTTGACATAA